From one Candidatus Baltobacteraceae bacterium genomic stretch:
- a CDS encoding MGMT family protein: MRCRDVEALWDDIREGMPPLREAVLSHLKACPPCQELYEQYEGVAYCLSCLPQPEPSCDLAAKVVEHIAQIKHKYRSTPVTLAVVATPIGRLYVGFKDARITFVGIDRGEPAEAIREQVERRLRRNVQTGEAPSWLIGMLDEFFTTWHVDEGRVDISDLTPFEQAALKAAAAIPPGEVRSYSWVAREIGRPRAARAVGQAMARNPLPLLFPCHRVVDSNGELHNYGYGIEMKARILKMEGYKPN; encoded by the coding sequence ATGCGCTGTCGTGACGTCGAAGCGCTGTGGGACGACATTCGCGAGGGAATGCCCCCGCTTCGCGAAGCCGTCCTCAGCCATCTGAAGGCGTGCCCGCCGTGCCAGGAGTTGTACGAGCAGTACGAAGGCGTCGCCTATTGCTTGTCGTGCCTTCCGCAGCCGGAGCCGTCGTGCGATCTGGCCGCCAAGGTCGTCGAACACATCGCGCAGATCAAACACAAGTACCGTTCCACACCCGTGACGCTCGCCGTCGTCGCAACGCCGATCGGGCGCCTCTACGTCGGATTTAAAGATGCGCGCATCACGTTCGTCGGAATCGATCGCGGCGAGCCGGCCGAGGCTATCCGCGAGCAAGTCGAGCGCCGCTTGCGCCGGAACGTTCAGACTGGTGAAGCGCCGTCGTGGCTAATCGGAATGCTCGACGAGTTCTTTACCACCTGGCACGTTGACGAAGGGCGCGTCGATATCAGCGACCTCACGCCCTTCGAGCAGGCCGCCCTCAAGGCGGCGGCCGCGATTCCGCCGGGTGAGGTACGGTCGTACTCGTGGGTCGCTCGCGAGATCGGCCGTCCGCGCGCCGCACGGGCCGTCGGTCAAGCGATGGCGCGTAATCCGTTGCCGTTGCTCTTCCCGTGCCACCGCGTCGTCGATTCGAACGGCGAACTTCACAACTACGGCTACGGCATCGAGATGAAGGCCCGTATCCTCAAGATGGAAGGCTACAAACCGAACTAA
- a CDS encoding S8 family serine peptidase has translation MFLITILAGCGGAGMRAVPPGSRAASSAAAPADAPATLPGDAQGLPGDAPATLPGDAPATLPGDAPATLPGNIVSLCPEAPAGSARCLALQNTGIAPVSDPHATPLEIHGLQPADLTGAYELPGATSAAGTGQTVAIVDAYDDPAAEADLAIYRAAFGLPECSTANGCFRRVDQAGSLGPYPAPNRQWATEIALDLDVLSATCPNCHILLVEANSASLDDLGASVDRAVAMGANVVSNSYDAFEWSGEAAEESHYRHAGVPITVSSGDRGVPMYPAASRYVTSVGGTTLTRAGGSWTETAWQSGGHGCSYYLWRPYWQPPGPCHNARSTVDVAAVADPQTGVAVYDDFTNSGQAGGWIVVGGTSVGAPLVAAAYALAGNGRAINSAWYLYAHRSAFNDVAPAGFDAYTGLGTPHGLGGL, from the coding sequence GATGCGCCGGCAACGTTGCCGGGCGACGCACAAGGCCTGCCCGGCGACGCGCCCGCGACCTTGCCGGGCGACGCCCCGGCCACGCTGCCGGGCGATGCCCCGGCCACACTCCCGGGAAATATCGTCTCGCTCTGTCCCGAGGCCCCCGCCGGCAGCGCGCGCTGTTTGGCGCTGCAAAATACAGGCATCGCCCCCGTCTCAGATCCGCACGCCACACCGCTCGAGATTCACGGACTGCAACCGGCCGACCTGACCGGCGCGTATGAGCTGCCGGGCGCCACGTCCGCGGCCGGCACCGGCCAGACCGTGGCGATCGTGGATGCCTACGACGATCCCGCGGCCGAAGCCGATTTAGCGATCTATCGCGCCGCCTTCGGCTTACCGGAATGTAGCACGGCTAACGGCTGTTTCCGGCGCGTCGACCAAGCCGGTTCTCTCGGTCCATATCCGGCGCCGAACCGGCAGTGGGCCACGGAGATCGCACTGGATCTCGACGTGCTCTCGGCGACCTGCCCGAACTGTCACATTTTGCTCGTGGAAGCGAACTCGGCATCGCTCGACGATCTCGGCGCGAGCGTCGATCGCGCCGTCGCGATGGGTGCGAACGTCGTGAGCAACAGCTACGACGCGTTCGAATGGTCGGGCGAAGCGGCGGAAGAGTCGCACTACCGGCACGCGGGCGTACCAATCACGGTCAGTTCGGGCGATCGCGGCGTCCCGATGTATCCGGCCGCATCGCGTTACGTAACGTCGGTTGGCGGCACGACCCTTACGCGCGCGGGCGGTTCGTGGACCGAAACGGCCTGGCAGAGCGGCGGGCACGGATGCAGCTACTATTTATGGCGACCCTATTGGCAGCCGCCGGGTCCGTGTCATAACGCGCGTTCGACGGTCGATGTCGCGGCGGTTGCCGACCCGCAGACCGGCGTTGCGGTTTACGATGATTTCACGAACTCCGGGCAAGCCGGCGGGTGGATCGTCGTCGGTGGTACGAGTGTCGGCGCGCCGTTGGTCGCGGCCGCATACGCACTGGCGGGTAACGGGCGCGCCATCAACAGCGCCTGGTATCTCTATGCGCATCGCAGCGCGTTCAACGACGTCGCTCCCGCCGGCTTCGACGCGTATACGGGTCTAGGCACCCCACATGGGCTCGGCGGTCTCTAA